The sequence GATGATTTTGTTGAGCTGACCAAAAATAGCCTGAACAGCTTCATGTATTTTCATGAAGAAAAAGTGCTGGAAATGGCTAAAATGCATAAGACAAACTTAATGTTTAATGGCCATGGAGGAGATGAATTTATAAGTTATGGAAGTCTGGGTGTGGATTCCGATCTCTTATTTAGTTTACAATGGAAATATTTTCTTAAAAAAAATCCACTTAGTGGTCCAAAAAAAATAATTAACTATATTATTTTTAGAGTGCTTTTTCCTGCAATTAATTACATACCATCTTCAGTAAAAAAAAGTTATGATGAAGCGATGTGGCTTTTTAAAAAGCCGTACAAAAAGCTGCATCAAAAGACATATAAACGATACTATTGTTATCGTTCCCGGAGAAAATATCAATTGGGCCTATTGTATAATTATCATCTGCCTGAACGTACAGAATGTTGGGCAATTACGGGTTACAAAGCAGGCGTTCAATATCGCTATCCCTTATTAGACAAACGAATTGTTGAATACATACTTAAAGTTCCCTCTAAGCTACTAGTGAAAGATAGTAAATATACGCGGATAATTCTTCGTGAAATTAGTCAGGGATTGCTGCCTGAAGCAGTAAGGTGGCGGCTGGGAAAAAAAGATCCGGCTTTTTTTGCTTTGGTTAATAGTCAGACGAAAGAAAGAGGATTACTATTTATAAATGAAATAGCCAATTTTAAAGCAAATCCTAATTTGTATTTTGTTGATTTTGACTTGATTGAAAAGGAAATTAAGCGATACAAAGAAGATGAGAAATATCCGTCTTCTAATAAATTATTTGGCGATATACTGGCTTTAAAAGCCCTTCATGAGCTTTCAAAAAGTTATGCGGAATCGATAAAAGAATAAGTGAACAACATTATATGAAAAAGCCATGAAAGATCTTATCGTTGAAAGCCCTTTGAATGAGCAGGAGCTATGTGTTAAATGTGGCTTTTGTTGCGATGGTACATTATTTAGCTTTGCGGTTTTACAGGCAGGAGAGCAAGGAGATTTGCCAGAAAAGATTGAGCAGAGCTATAGCAAAGAAGACGATAGAGAATTTTTTAAACTACCTTGTTCTTACTTTTGCGGAAAATGCACAATATATGATAAGAAACGAGCATCAATTTGTTCGGCTTTCCGTTGTCAGTTATTGAAAGATTTTTCGAAAGATAAAATTACGCAGACTAATGCTATAAAAATTATAGAAAACGCTGCAAAATTTAGAGAAGAAATATATTCACTTTATCGGCAAATTTTTGGTAAAGACTATACTATGAGTTTTAGAGATCTATTAGTAGATCTGGGTAAATTCGGACGCGAAGACAGTGAAAATAATTCCCTGAATAAATCAATTGAATTGTTAAGGGTAAAATGCAATATTTTCGAAACGTTGTTGATAAAAAATTTCAAATCTATTAAAAACTTTGAACGACTATTAAGCACCTCAATGGAAATGACTTAATTACATTTTGTCGATTTTAAGCGAAGATTAACTTCAATGGATTTTTCCTGACTATAATTGTAGATAAACGGTTAACAATAAAGAATTTAAAGAATGAAAAGATTTATAAGGAACCATGAAACTATTTCTGGGCAAATAGACGATGAATTGGTAATGATGGACATCGAAAAAGGTAGCTATTTTTCGCTTAATACTGTAGCTACGAGAATCTGGGAGTTACTCGAAGGTCCTCTTACGATTGAAGACTTATGCGACTTACTTCTTAAAGAATATGACGTTGATGAATCAGAATGCCGTACCGATGTTGAAGACCATCTTACTAAAATGCAGGAACTCGGTTTAATTAAATCAATCGATTAACGAAGCAACTATCACAGGTAATTATATTGGACCACTTTACAAATAGAGATGACCAATGTATTAAAACCATTAAGCTTTCGAATAATTGCGGCTTCAAAATGCAATGCGTATAGGTGTGGGTAAACGTGAATTTCTAGCTGGGTTAAATCCGGAAACGCAATTTCTGCTACGATGTTTAGAGGTGAATTCGACCTTTCGTCCCAGTGATTTTGACCAATTTGACAAAAATACTTTTTTGCTGACTGCTGAAAACCATCGCTTAACAAATATTATTTATACTACTTTAAAAACTAATCATTCATTTCCAATACATATAAAGAATTGCTTGAGAGAACGGTATGTGGCAAATAAGCTTAGAATGCTTTCCTACATGGCAGAACTTTGTCGTGTTCTGAAAATCCTGAATGTTAATCGTATAAAGGCGGTTGCTTTAAAGGGTCCATTATTAGGTCATCTTTATTATGACGACTATACACAAAGAGAGTGTAAAGATTTAGATATTCTTGTTCATGAAACAGATGTTCAGAAAGCTTATGAAATTTTACTCGATCTAGGTTATAATCTATCTAATAGATTATGGAATAGCCCAAAACAAAAAGCTATTTATGACAAAACTTATTATCACTATAATTTATACAGCTCAAAAACCAATGTTCAGATTGAACTACACTGGCGACTGAATGCGTCGGGAAGCGATTCTATAATAAAATCGAAATCAAGTTGGGATACGCTGCCAGTAATACAAGCTTGTGGTCAGACTATACCAATCTTGCCCAGAAACGATATGTTTATATACCTGTGTATTCACGGAGGAATGCACCAATGGAAAAGGTTATTCTGGCTTGTTGATATAGTACGAATTATAGAGAGAGAAGATGCTGATTTTTTGGCGAAAATCTTCAATCAGTTGAGCCGGAAAAGCGAAAAACGGTATGTACTTGAAGCTTGTCATTTGGCTTATGTTATTTTTGGAATTGACTTGCATCCCAGTATTCTCGAAGCGATAGAAAAAGATACTAATATTGGTAGGCTTTCTAAAGTTTCGATTTTTTCAATGAGTAATATCTCCGACGTTTACCTAAGTCCTTTATCATCCTTTAAAACATTTTCAACAGCAATCCATAAATTTATCAAGTTTTACTGGTCGGCCATTTATTTAGATGGTTATAAGGCGATATATACTTCTTTTAGTAATTTCTTTATTAATCCAGCTTACTGGGCTATTTATTCCTTTCGTGATAGCTTATTTTTGCTAAATTATTTCGCGGCTCCTTTTCTATGGATATATACACTGTTTAATAAAGTAAAGTGATGTTTTTGATATGAAAAAAACACTCCAAGACTATCTTTATTCGCTAGTTAAATCTAATAAGGTTAAATTACTATCGTCAGTTGTTATTACTCTTTTTTCAGGATTAACGAGAGGAGGGAGTTTTATTCTGTTGTTGCCTCTACTCAACCTGGCAGGTATAACTGGTAATCCGGATCAGAATAGTAGAGCATTTAAGCTAACTAAGATTATATGGGACATGCTGGGTATCTCTTTTACAATTTATACTTGTCTTATTATTTATGTTCTGCTCGTGTTGATTCATGCATGTTTGGGTTATATGAAAAACATAATTGATGTAACGGTTGTACAGGAATATAAACAGAACCTACGCAATGAACTTTTTTCAGCCGTTATAAATGCAGAATGGGGCTTTATTAAAAGTGCAAAAAATACACACATATTTAATAATATAATCAACGAAATAAATAATATTGGATATTCTGTGAATTTAGTGATTAGTTCATTTAGTACGTTTACATTATTCTTTTTTTACCTGTCAACGTCTTTATATGTATCGATAAAGATGACAGTTATTGCCAGTTTGTGCATTGTACCATTATTACTAGTTCAACGTAAATTGAATAATAATGCGTACAAGTCTGGCCTGGCTATGTATACCCGACATGAGAGTTTATTTAATGCCGTTCTTGAATTCATAAACAGTTTCAAAATGGCTAAAAGTTATACTTTCCAGGACCGCTATGAGACAGAGTTCAGAAAAATTACGCAACAAACCGTAAAAGACGAATATATATTTGCTAAAATAAGCGCAGGAACTAGTATTTTATATGAAGTAGGCTCAGCAATAATAGTTAGCATCATTCTTATACTGGCAATTAAAGTCGTTCATATGCCAGTCGTAGATTTATTGTTGATGATATACATTGCCTCAAAATTGCTGCCGACGATATCTTCATTAATCAGAGTGCTTCAATATACGTTAAATACATTACCATCGTATGAGGGTGTAATAAATTTACTGCATGATTCTCAGAAAAACCAGGAGAAAAATGATGATAAATTGCCGGTAAATGAGTTTCCTAAGAAGTTTATAAAATTTTCTGAAATAAGCTTTCGCTATGACGAAGAAAAGCCTATTCTAAACAATTTTAGTTACGAAATTGAAGTAAATAAAACCACATCGATACTTGGGGCTTCTGGGCGAGGAAAAACCACTTTGGTGGAACTACTCCTTGGCCTGTTAAAGCCACATTCAGGTAAAATACTGCTAGATAACAAAGATTTAAATGATGTTAATCTAACTGACTGGCGAAACATGTCAGCGTACATCCCTCAGGAATGTTTTTTATTTAATGCAACCATTCGGGAAAATTTATTGTGGGTTAAACCTGAAGCAAATGAAGCAGAGCTACAGGAAGTATTGAAATTAGTAGCAGGCGAGTTTGTATTTAGGTTACCTAACGGGCTGGATACGAATGTAGGTGATCAGGGAATACGGCTTTCTGGAGGAGAACGCCAACGGATTGCTTTAGCAAGAGCCTTACTGCGGAATCCCAAAATATTAATCCTGGATGAAGCTACAAATGCGTTAGATATCAGTAATGAGTTAATAATAAAAAAAGCAATAGACAACCTAAAGGGTAAGATGACTATATTGATTATCGCTCATAATCAATATTTACATGAAGGCGCTGACGAAACGGTTGATTTAGAAGCGGTTCCTTCAATTCTGTATCCTGAATGAGCTGCTTATTTTTAACATGCCGAGTTTAAGGGCACTTCGGATTCATCAACCCGCCAGATCACTCCTTTACTTGACTAAAGTTGCTAAGTATACCGGTTCTTTCTTAACCAATAAAAATACCGGACTCAAAATGGTCCGGTATTTCCCGTTTTCTTAACCTAATAATGTGACTGGATTCGGTCGGTAACAGAGGGCAAAGATTAGCATAAGCGCAAAATCTTAAACCCGATTGTAGCTGTTACACAGACCTTAAAGAATATCATTGAATTGACTATTGCATGGTCACCGCCCGGCGGGTATGCTCTACAGATTTAGTAGATAATGTCAATTGTTTACGTATACTGCCTGCTTTAGAAGCTACTTCCAACTCATATTTGCCATCACGCAACTCGTCGACATTAAGCTTGACTGCATAGTTAGCGTCCTTTTTGTCGATGCTCTGCTGATAAATGATCTGATTGTCTGAGCTTCGTAGCAGGATGACAACTGGCACGTCCTCAGTCTTGCTTACCGCTACACGGATCTGATTGTTAATCGTCACAAACGCACTGGCGTCGAATGGGAGTGCCTTTGGTGTAGTCGGGTTAGCGAGGGTAGCTGTACTCATCAGGACTGAAGAGACCATTTTGTTCATCAAGGGGAGTAACATGGCTGTAGTTATTTTTAGTAGTGTTGTTTACCTGTTCAAGCTTCATCAGCCAAAGTACGTGCCAATCAGAAATTATGACTGGTAACCAGTGCTTTATGATTTTTGTCGACTGAAGGACCTGTCCAGTTACGGACAGACCGTGTTCGCTTGTGGACAAAATTACAGCAGGGCCAGGCCGCCCGAAACAAGCTTCCGATGAAGTGCCGATAACGGCGAATCAAGTGCCTGAAAAAGGGAGTAAATGAGTGACGTTTGATTTAGATATATCAGATGGGCTTCTGGCTAATAAGAAGAATGCCCTGTGTATTGGCATGGAGGGCCATCAAATGGAGTGGATTTATTCTTATCGGTAGTGGTTCAATCCGAACAGTTCTTAGGTAGCTACCCACTTTGACGCGGATCAATAAATGATACAGACGCTATGTTATTTATCTGAAATGTGCGCAGTTGCTTTAGCTAATCCTTGCTTATGACATATAGAATGCATAAGGAAGTAATTTTTTTGGAAGTTAGAGTTAAATTAGCTTAAATATTAACGCAAAAAAAGAAAGCCAATTTGGCTTTCTTTTTTAATATTTCTCAACTACGATTTATTTTATATAGTGATGGTGGTATTAAAGCAACTTCTAATCAACTCCTGCTGCTTTCTTCTTTTTATTCTTAGCAACAGCTTTTAACTCTTTCGCATCACTCTTCATTATTTTTTTCTCGGCTTTCTCTCGTTTACGATCAGCCTTAGCCATTCTTGTATTCGGATCAGAAACACCTGCTACTTCGATGCCTTTTCCTGTTTTAGCATTCATTTCGTGTTCTTTAGCTTTCGCTATTTTCTTTTCAGCCTTCATTTCTTTTTTGGCTGCTTTCCCTTCCTGAACAGCTTGAGTGTATCCAGGTCCTGCTACTGCCAGCAATGCGCAGACAGATGCAGCAATAATAATTTTTTTCATAGCGTTAAAGTAATTAGTAAAGCCTCACTACTCAGTGAGGGCGGGATTCAATATAATAACGACCAACTCTCGTTCATGTTTTATGTATTCGACGATACTATTTGTATTTGTCAGGATAATGTAACCTTAAAAAATTGAGATATATTTCTGAATATGAGGTAATTATGGTTTAATTAAATAAATGTGATATTTGATTAAGCGGTTGTAATAAAAATGCTATTTAGTTGGATTATAAATTAATTTTTAGATTTTTTATATGCTTTGTAAAACAACTAAATCAAGGATAATTATTTTATTTGTTCATCTAAAAAATAGGACTTATTCATTTAGTGGACCTTCTGAAATAGACCCTTTTAACTAGCTAGTCAGTTCGAATTTGATAAATTTATTTAGAATCAAGAAGAGAAATCTACTATTGATACTTTATTAGATTTTCAAGCTATAAAACATTATTACTAATATGTAAGAGATTTCATGAATATTTTAAGTTGATTAACTCCTTTTATGGAATGACAAAAGTATAATACTTTACTGATAGCCGTAATGACGGCTTATTTTAAGTAAGTACTATTTTTATTTAGCATAAATCTGTATTTTAAAGAAAAATTGCGAATTGTATTTTTTGAAATGTATTTATGAACAGGATCAAATGACTTTGAATAGAAATAAGTGATCTTTTGTGTCAGAATAAGGAGCAACTATAAGATAAATTACTGTGGTGTTGAATTGCTTTGAAATACAAATGGGATTGCCTGCTTTTCTTGAAAAATGTAGCAGACAATCCCAGAAAAAATAACACCTCTATAACAACATTAATTAGAAACGGAATCCGAGGTTAAATGCAAATATCCGACGTTTGGTATCGGCATTATCAAACACATTCTGGAGCCCCAGATTATAGACAGCATCGAGCGTTAAGGGCCCTAGGTTGATTCCTGCTCCCGCCAGACCGTTTAGAATCGTGCGGTTTAAATCATCGGCACCCAATTTGAAATTATTATTGCCAACTGCTACCAGCGAGGCAAATTCAGCACCTATCTGTAGCCGTAGACCAAGCGCACTGCCAATACGAACGCCAACATAGGCCGGAATAGCTAAAAAGTGTTGATCGATTTGGCCTCTTACCTCGTTAGAAACTGATCCGGGAGTTGTGCCCTGTCCCGTTCGAATCAGATTAGTGGTCGAATTGCGATACTCAAGAC comes from Spirosoma aureum and encodes:
- a CDS encoding PqqD family protein, translating into MKRFIRNHETISGQIDDELVMMDIEKGSYFSLNTVATRIWELLEGPLTIEDLCDLLLKEYDVDESECRTDVEDHLTKMQELGLIKSID
- a CDS encoding nucleotidyltransferase domain-containing protein translates to MRLQNAMRIGVGKREFLAGLNPETQFLLRCLEVNSTFRPSDFDQFDKNTFLLTAENHRLTNIIYTTLKTNHSFPIHIKNCLRERYVANKLRMLSYMAELCRVLKILNVNRIKAVALKGPLLGHLYYDDYTQRECKDLDILVHETDVQKAYEILLDLGYNLSNRLWNSPKQKAIYDKTYYHYNLYSSKTNVQIELHWRLNASGSDSIIKSKSSWDTLPVIQACGQTIPILPRNDMFIYLCIHGGMHQWKRLFWLVDIVRIIEREDADFLAKIFNQLSRKSEKRYVLEACHLAYVIFGIDLHPSILEAIEKDTNIGRLSKVSIFSMSNISDVYLSPLSSFKTFSTAIHKFIKFYWSAIYLDGYKAIYTSFSNFFINPAYWAIYSFRDSLFLLNYFAAPFLWIYTLFNKVK
- a CDS encoding ABC transporter ATP-binding protein; this translates as MKKTLQDYLYSLVKSNKVKLLSSVVITLFSGLTRGGSFILLLPLLNLAGITGNPDQNSRAFKLTKIIWDMLGISFTIYTCLIIYVLLVLIHACLGYMKNIIDVTVVQEYKQNLRNELFSAVINAEWGFIKSAKNTHIFNNIINEINNIGYSVNLVISSFSTFTLFFFYLSTSLYVSIKMTVIASLCIVPLLLVQRKLNNNAYKSGLAMYTRHESLFNAVLEFINSFKMAKSYTFQDRYETEFRKITQQTVKDEYIFAKISAGTSILYEVGSAIIVSIILILAIKVVHMPVVDLLLMIYIASKLLPTISSLIRVLQYTLNTLPSYEGVINLLHDSQKNQEKNDDKLPVNEFPKKFIKFSEISFRYDEEKPILNNFSYEIEVNKTTSILGASGRGKTTLVELLLGLLKPHSGKILLDNKDLNDVNLTDWRNMSAYIPQECFLFNATIRENLLWVKPEANEAELQEVLKLVAGEFVFRLPNGLDTNVGDQGIRLSGGERQRIALARALLRNPKILILDEATNALDISNELIIKKAIDNLKGKMTILIIAHNQYLHEGADETVDLEAVPSILYPE